From Micromonospora nigra, one genomic window encodes:
- a CDS encoding response regulator, with amino-acid sequence MQIRVLLADDQPLVRAGIAMLLSAEPDVEIVAEADDGAQAVELSRQLRPDVVLMDVRMPHIDGVAATRALAAEHLIDDPDRPVRIIILTTYHVDEAVHAALRAGASGFVLKDAAPQELVAAVRAVAAGEAWLDPAVTRRLLDDLVTRPDPGLPSPVQMAQLTPREREVLVLMAYGMSNREIAEHLVLGDATVKTHVSRVLMKLGLRDRTHAVVAAYQSRLVQPGTAPPAPARAAGPAWRGPARASLT; translated from the coding sequence ATGCAGATCCGGGTGCTGCTCGCCGACGACCAGCCGCTCGTCCGCGCCGGGATCGCGATGCTGTTGTCCGCGGAGCCGGACGTCGAGATCGTGGCGGAGGCCGACGACGGGGCGCAGGCCGTCGAGCTCAGCCGCCAGCTCCGCCCGGACGTGGTGCTCATGGACGTGCGGATGCCGCACATCGACGGGGTGGCCGCGACCCGGGCGCTGGCTGCGGAACACCTGATCGACGATCCCGACCGTCCGGTACGGATCATCATCCTGACGACCTACCACGTGGACGAGGCGGTGCACGCCGCACTGCGCGCGGGGGCCTCCGGCTTCGTCCTCAAGGACGCGGCGCCGCAGGAACTGGTGGCGGCGGTGCGGGCGGTCGCCGCGGGTGAGGCCTGGCTGGACCCGGCCGTCACCCGGCGGCTGCTCGACGACCTGGTGACCCGCCCGGATCCGGGCCTGCCCTCCCCCGTGCAGATGGCCCAGCTCACGCCCCGCGAGCGGGAGGTCCTGGTGCTCATGGCGTACGGGATGTCCAATCGGGAGATCGCCGAGCACCTGGTGCTGGGCGACGCGACGGTGAAGACCCACGTCAGCCGGGTGCTGATGAAACTGGGCCTGCGGGACCGCACACACGCCGTGGTCGCCGCCTACCAGAGCCGCCTCGTGCAGCCGGGCAC